A region of Vitis riparia cultivar Riparia Gloire de Montpellier isolate 1030 chromosome 1, EGFV_Vit.rip_1.0, whole genome shotgun sequence DNA encodes the following proteins:
- the LOC117927182 gene encoding uncharacterized protein LOC117927182 isoform X1: MKGKRETEREGERKRGREIEREKWKMEKSTEELEPLFDYSRVQPLNFVPLDDDDSDSSPNLTPKRKKLSNSSEEKNENVTQVIDCKENEEEDWLPPPPKLSVDVQNQLGEDSTLKQLRLKKQELLLFAESAKDVLRTVEESAKRELGSSLQSYIESVASQPSKPPCERAKIVISIQDKDGLKQFRIYMDDKFERLFKMYADKLKLDLKSLIFCFDGDKISPTATPDELGMEDNDIVEVHIKSS, from the exons ATGAAGGGGAAGAGAGAGAcagaaagagagggagagagaaagagaggaagggagatagagagagagaagtggaAGATG GAGAAATCAACAGAGGAACTTGAACCCCTTTTCGATTACAGTCGAGTCCAGCCTTTAAATTTCGTACCCCTCGACG ACGATGATTCAGATTCATCCCCGAATCTGACCCCTAAACGAAAAAAGCTTTCCAATTCTTCT gaagagaagaacGAGAATGTTACACAGGTgattgattgcaaagaaaacgAGGAAGAAGATTGGCTACCTCCACCTCCCAAGCTTTCTGTCGATGTGCAAAACCAGCTTGGTGAGGATTCGACTCTAAAGCAGCTCAG GTTAAAGAAGCAGGAGTTGCTGTTATTTGCTGAATCAGCCAAAGATGTGCTGCGAACTGTGGAAGAGTCTGCAAAAAGAGAACTTGGCAGTTCATTACAGTCTTATATTGAAAGTGTTGCAAGCCAACCATCCAAGCCTCCTTGTGAGAGAGCTAAAATAGTTATTTCTATCCAGGACAAGGATGGACTCAAGCAATTTCGCATATATATG GATGACAAGTTTGAGCGGCTTTTTAAGATGTACGCGGATAAACTTAAGCTTGACCTGAAaagcttaattttttgttttgatgggGATAAAATTAGTCCCACAGCAACTCCTGATGAGCTTGGAATGGAGGACAATGATATTGTTGAAGTGCACATTAAATCAAGCTAA
- the LOC117927182 gene encoding uncharacterized protein LOC117927182 isoform X2: MKGKRETEREGERKRGREIEREKWKMEKSTEELEPLFDYSRVQPLNFVPLDDSSPNLTPKRKKLSNSSEEKNENVTQVIDCKENEEEDWLPPPPKLSVDVQNQLGEDSTLKQLRLKKQELLLFAESAKDVLRTVEESAKRELGSSLQSYIESVASQPSKPPCERAKIVISIQDKDGLKQFRIYMDDKFERLFKMYADKLKLDLKSLIFCFDGDKISPTATPDELGMEDNDIVEVHIKSS, encoded by the exons ATGAAGGGGAAGAGAGAGAcagaaagagagggagagagaaagagaggaagggagatagagagagagaagtggaAGATG GAGAAATCAACAGAGGAACTTGAACCCCTTTTCGATTACAGTCGAGTCCAGCCTTTAAATTTCGTACCCCTCGACG ATTCATCCCCGAATCTGACCCCTAAACGAAAAAAGCTTTCCAATTCTTCT gaagagaagaacGAGAATGTTACACAGGTgattgattgcaaagaaaacgAGGAAGAAGATTGGCTACCTCCACCTCCCAAGCTTTCTGTCGATGTGCAAAACCAGCTTGGTGAGGATTCGACTCTAAAGCAGCTCAG GTTAAAGAAGCAGGAGTTGCTGTTATTTGCTGAATCAGCCAAAGATGTGCTGCGAACTGTGGAAGAGTCTGCAAAAAGAGAACTTGGCAGTTCATTACAGTCTTATATTGAAAGTGTTGCAAGCCAACCATCCAAGCCTCCTTGTGAGAGAGCTAAAATAGTTATTTCTATCCAGGACAAGGATGGACTCAAGCAATTTCGCATATATATG GATGACAAGTTTGAGCGGCTTTTTAAGATGTACGCGGATAAACTTAAGCTTGACCTGAAaagcttaattttttgttttgatgggGATAAAATTAGTCCCACAGCAACTCCTGATGAGCTTGGAATGGAGGACAATGATATTGTTGAAGTGCACATTAAATCAAGCTAA